In the Pseudomonas orientalis genome, one interval contains:
- a CDS encoding LPS-assembly protein LptD, with protein MALKSPAFRRKFPLLVTGSLLALQPFATSFVVAAEQYDCSVSASGAWDCAPKTAAAPLPPRPVHDGSAVSSANSTPQGEAGGSVDAEPKTMLVTEAKGLGLRSRSKDYSHLDWVPREKLTAAQLAETGPYCGGAYIEPTRPGMNDKTNKSDAPTFIGAKASRYEQEQQVATLAGDVVMRQGSMQLESDEASLYQAENRGELNGNVRLRDNGALIVGDRAQVQLDTGAAQIDNAEYVMHKSRIRGNALYAKRAENAIIRLKDGTYTTCEPDSNAWQLKGNNITLNPATGFGTATNATLRVKNIPILYTPYIYFPIDDRRQSGFLPPSFSTGSETGFTLVTPYYFNLAPNYDATLYPQYMTKRGLLMEGEFRYLTKSSEGQFGGAYLNDDSNERDKQTDSEKTRYMLNWQHRGGLDSRLATQVDYTKISDPFYFQDLKSYQEGVQSRDFLNQQGSVTYRGDSYQARLNLQALQLATISQITPYDRLPQITFNGTLPFQPAGLHFSYETEAVRFDRDLRSDNVFDKDGGPFDANGVPVGEARLDKNVTGLTRANGTRLNVAPSVSYPMNWSYGFVTPKLKYAYTKYDLDLDSTGKNDIIAAQRAAAQPGAAPYAGGVFNSSQDRAIPIASIDSGLYFDRKTNLFGKDFNQTLEPRAYYLYVPNKDQSDIPVFDTSEYSFSYSSLFRDNRFSGSDRIGDENKLSLGVTSRWIEDNGFERQRVAVGQALYFKDREVQLPGVLATDRDDARTDVSPIALEYELRFNRDWRATADYNWDTESHAPRSGSAMFHYQPEDNPNKVVNLGYRYRNDQIVYNQLTGKWQFGGDFGQVGDPNYVKDYYKIQQHDFSMMWPIVPQWNLITRWQYDYARNRTLEAFGGFEYDNCCWKLRVINRYWVSNDEYSQIAPQNEKGDHGLFFQIVLKGLGGLTGAKVESFLDKGIEGYREREDKAF; from the coding sequence ATGGCATTGAAATCCCCCGCGTTTCGTAGAAAATTTCCGTTGCTGGTAACCGGCAGTCTGCTGGCCTTGCAACCTTTCGCCACCTCATTCGTGGTCGCCGCGGAACAGTATGACTGCTCAGTCTCTGCTTCGGGTGCCTGGGATTGCGCGCCGAAGACGGCCGCCGCCCCATTGCCACCGCGCCCGGTGCATGACGGTTCTGCCGTCAGCTCGGCCAACAGCACGCCGCAGGGCGAGGCTGGCGGCAGCGTCGACGCCGAGCCCAAGACCATGCTGGTCACCGAAGCCAAGGGCCTTGGGCTGCGTTCGCGCAGCAAAGACTACAGCCACCTGGACTGGGTGCCTCGCGAGAAACTGACCGCAGCACAGCTGGCCGAAACCGGCCCTTACTGCGGCGGTGCCTACATCGAGCCGACGCGTCCTGGCATGAATGACAAGACGAACAAGAGCGATGCGCCGACCTTCATCGGTGCCAAGGCTTCTCGTTACGAGCAGGAACAGCAGGTCGCCACACTGGCCGGTGACGTCGTCATGCGCCAGGGCAGCATGCAGCTGGAGTCCGACGAAGCCAGCCTGTACCAGGCCGAGAACCGTGGCGAGCTGAACGGCAACGTGCGTCTGCGCGACAACGGCGCGCTGATCGTGGGCGACCGTGCCCAGGTCCAGCTCGACACCGGCGCCGCCCAGATCGACAACGCCGAGTACGTGATGCACAAGTCGCGTATCCGCGGGAACGCGCTGTACGCCAAGCGTGCCGAGAACGCGATCATCCGTCTCAAGGACGGTACGTACACCACCTGCGAGCCGGACAGCAACGCCTGGCAGCTCAAGGGCAACAACATCACGTTGAACCCGGCGACCGGTTTCGGTACCGCGACCAACGCGACGTTGCGGGTCAAGAACATCCCGATCCTGTACACCCCTTACATCTATTTCCCGATTGACGACCGTCGTCAGTCCGGCTTCCTGCCGCCGAGCTTCAGCACCGGCAGCGAGACTGGCTTTACCCTCGTGACGCCGTACTACTTCAACCTGGCACCGAACTACGACGCCACGTTGTACCCGCAATACATGACCAAGCGCGGCTTGTTGATGGAAGGCGAATTCCGCTACCTCACCAAATCCAGCGAAGGCCAGTTCGGCGGGGCGTACCTGAATGATGACAGCAACGAACGGGACAAACAGACCGATTCTGAAAAAACCCGCTACATGCTCAACTGGCAGCATAGGGGTGGGTTGGATTCGCGTCTGGCGACACAGGTCGACTACACCAAGATCAGTGATCCGTTCTACTTCCAGGACTTGAAGTCATATCAGGAAGGCGTTCAAAGCCGGGATTTCCTGAACCAGCAAGGTTCCGTGACCTACCGTGGAGACAGCTATCAGGCTCGTCTAAACCTTCAGGCGCTGCAGCTGGCGACGATTTCGCAGATCACGCCGTATGATCGACTACCGCAGATCACATTCAACGGTACTCTGCCGTTCCAACCGGCTGGGCTGCACTTCTCTTATGAGACCGAAGCAGTAAGGTTTGATCGAGATCTCAGAAGCGATAATGTTTTTGATAAAGATGGTGGGCCGTTCGATGCAAATGGAGTTCCCGTCGGTGAGGCGCGCCTGGATAAAAACGTAACAGGCTTAACCCGTGCAAACGGTACTCGTCTGAACGTTGCGCCATCGGTCTCTTATCCGATGAACTGGTCCTACGGTTTTGTGACGCCTAAGTTGAAGTACGCCTACACCAAATATGATCTTGATTTGGATAGCACAGGTAAGAATGACATCATCGCCGCGCAGCGGGCCGCTGCTCAGCCTGGAGCAGCGCCTTACGCTGGCGGGGTGTTCAACAGCTCCCAGGACCGCGCGATACCTATCGCCAGCATAGACAGTGGGCTGTACTTCGATCGCAAAACCAATTTGTTCGGTAAAGACTTCAACCAGACCCTTGAACCACGGGCCTACTACCTCTACGTACCGAACAAGGACCAGAGCGATATTCCGGTCTTCGATACCAGTGAATATTCGTTCAGCTATTCCTCGCTGTTCCGTGACAACCGCTTCAGTGGCTCCGACCGGATCGGCGACGAGAATAAACTGTCCCTGGGTGTCACCAGCCGCTGGATCGAAGACAACGGCTTCGAACGCCAACGTGTTGCCGTAGGCCAGGCGCTGTACTTCAAGGACCGCGAAGTTCAACTGCCAGGCGTGCTGGCCACCGATCGCGACGACGCGCGTACCGATGTATCGCCTATCGCCCTGGAATATGAGCTCCGCTTCAACCGCGATTGGCGTGCTACCGCCGACTACAACTGGGATACAGAAAGCCATGCCCCACGTTCCGGCAGCGCGATGTTCCACTATCAGCCGGAAGACAACCCGAACAAGGTCGTCAACCTCGGCTATCGCTATCGCAATGATCAGATCGTCTACAACCAGCTGACCGGCAAATGGCAGTTTGGCGGCGACTTCGGCCAGGTAGGTGATCCGAACTACGTGAAGGATTACTACAAAATCCAGCAGCACGACTTCTCGATGATGTGGCCAATCGTTCCACAGTGGAACCTGATCACCCGCTGGCAGTATGACTACGCCCGCAACCGTACCCTGGAAGCCTTCGGTGGTTTCGAGTACGACAACTGCTGCTGGAAACTGCGCGTCATCAACCGTTACTGGGTTTCCAACGACGAATACAGCCAGATCGCCCCACAGAACGAAAAGGGTGACCACGGGCTCTTCTTCCAGATCGTCCTCAAAGGACTCGGCGGCCTGACCGGCGCCAAGGTAGAGAGCTTCCTCGACAAAGGCATTGAAGGTTATCGTGAACGTGAAGACAAAGCTTTCTGA